The Fusobacterium russii ATCC 25533 genome includes a region encoding these proteins:
- a CDS encoding Type 1 glutamine amidotransferase-like domain-containing protein gives MRLFLCSHFEKVGNLLKNEVTGKNVLFIPTASINEEYKGYVGSARKLWKKMNANITEIEISTAPIDEINKAFENADIIYFTGGNTFFLIDQIRKTGVDKLIKKHLNSGKLYVGESAGAIICAKDLSYINSMDEVPKNFSQKDYSGLDLIDCYIVPHYLCTPFKECSKQIVDEYSNLSLCPLNNSEVIFIENGEKRKLNV, from the coding sequence ATGAGATTGTTTTTATGCTCACATTTTGAAAAAGTAGGAAATTTATTGAAAAATGAAGTGACAGGAAAGAATGTCCTTTTTATACCAACTGCTTCAATAAATGAAGAATATAAAGGTTATGTCGGATCAGCACGAAAGTTATGGAAAAAAATGAATGCCAATATAACAGAAATTGAAATTTCAACAGCTCCAATAGATGAAATTAATAAGGCTTTTGAAAATGCAGATATTATTTATTTTACTGGAGGAAATACATTTTTCTTGATTGATCAGATAAGAAAAACAGGTGTGGATAAATTAATTAAGAAACATTTAAATTCAGGAAAATTATATGTAGGTGAGTCAGCTGGTGCAATAATTTGTGCTAAAGATCTCTCATATATAAATTCAATGGATGAAGTTCCAAAAAATTTTTCGCAAAAAGACTATTCTGGGTTAGACTTAATTGATTGTTATATAGTTCCTCACTATTTATGTACTCCATTTAAAGAATGTTCTAAACAAATCGTTGATGAATATTCGAATTTAAGCTTGTGTCCTCTGAATAATTCTGAAGTAATTTTTATTGAAAATGGAGAAAAAAGGAAATTAAATGTTTAA
- a CDS encoding flavocytochrome c, with protein sequence MKKGFLVKFLTLVAGLIFSFTAFADTFEGVGKGYGGDIVVEAEISNNKLTAVKVKEDSESDFAKIVIQQIIEKVIAAQSVKVDDVAGATATSKGIKRAISNAIKKSGATLTQNEQASAVKAKSAETDVVVIGGGGAGITAAIAAHEKGAKVILLEKTALLGGNTNYATGGINAAGTKIQKAAGIEDSPELFMQDTIKGGKNLNNKELVKVMTENSSEIIDWLVERGVDITEVTFSGGQSVKRIHRPTGGVAVGPVVVSGLSKVLEKEKIDIRTSDKAIEIIKKDNKVVGVKVSGKDGEYTITAKAVIVATGGFGANSQMVTKYNPALKGFGTTNNPAIVGEGIEMVEKVGGDLVDMKEIQTHPTVVHKKPYMITESVRGEGAILVNRDAKRFINELETRDVVSKAVLEQKEGSAFILFNQEIREKLKAADGYVKKGYAVEGTLDEIAKQLGLDAKTLKETVSKYNEAVKAKVDKEFNKKVFARELLGEKFYAIEISPAVHHTMGGVRINTNAEVLAKNGKAIRGLYAAGEVTGGVHGANRIGGNAMTDITVYGKIAGENAATYSKSVK encoded by the coding sequence ATGAAAAAAGGATTTTTAGTTAAATTTTTAACTCTAGTAGCAGGTCTAATATTTTCTTTCACAGCATTCGCTGATACTTTTGAGGGAGTAGGAAAGGGATATGGTGGAGATATTGTTGTAGAAGCAGAAATTTCTAATAACAAATTGACAGCAGTAAAAGTAAAAGAAGATTCTGAATCAGATTTTGCAAAAATAGTAATACAACAAATAATAGAAAAGGTTATAGCTGCACAAAGTGTAAAAGTTGATGATGTGGCTGGAGCAACTGCAACAAGTAAAGGAATAAAAAGAGCTATATCAAATGCTATCAAAAAGAGTGGTGCAACTTTAACGCAAAATGAACAAGCATCAGCAGTTAAAGCTAAATCAGCAGAAACAGATGTAGTTGTTATTGGTGGAGGTGGAGCAGGTATAACTGCTGCCATCGCTGCCCATGAAAAAGGTGCTAAAGTTATCCTTTTAGAAAAAACTGCATTATTGGGAGGAAATACTAACTATGCAACTGGAGGAATAAATGCTGCTGGAACAAAAATACAAAAGGCAGCAGGAATAGAAGATAGCCCAGAGCTATTTATGCAAGATACTATTAAAGGTGGTAAAAATCTTAATAATAAAGAACTTGTAAAGGTTATGACAGAAAATTCATCTGAAATAATAGATTGGTTAGTTGAAAGAGGAGTAGACATAACTGAGGTAACTTTTAGTGGAGGTCAAAGTGTAAAAAGAATACATAGACCAACAGGTGGAGTTGCGGTAGGACCGGTTGTAGTGTCAGGTTTATCAAAAGTATTGGAAAAAGAAAAAATAGATATCAGAACTTCTGATAAGGCTATTGAAATTATAAAAAAAGATAATAAGGTAGTTGGGGTAAAAGTAAGCGGGAAAGATGGAGAATATACTATAACAGCTAAGGCAGTTATTGTTGCAACAGGAGGTTTTGGTGCAAATTCTCAAATGGTTACAAAATATAATCCTGCATTAAAAGGTTTTGGAACTACTAATAACCCGGCTATAGTTGGTGAAGGAATTGAAATGGTGGAAAAAGTTGGTGGAGATCTAGTGGATATGAAAGAAATTCAAACTCATCCAACTGTTGTTCATAAAAAGCCATATATGATAACTGAATCTGTAAGAGGTGAAGGAGCAATTCTTGTTAATAGAGATGCTAAAAGATTTATAAATGAATTAGAAACAAGAGATGTTGTTTCTAAGGCAGTATTGGAACAAAAAGAGGGTTCTGCTTTTATTCTGTTTAATCAAGAAATTAGAGAAAAATTAAAAGCAGCTGATGGCTATGTGAAAAAAGGATATGCTGTTGAAGGAACACTTGATGAAATTGCTAAACAATTAGGGCTAGATGCTAAAACTTTAAAAGAAACTGTAAGTAAATACAATGAAGCTGTGAAGGCAAAAGTAGATAAAGAGTTTAATAAAAAAGTATTTGCTAGAGAATTGCTAGGAGAAAAATTCTATGCTATTGAAATTTCACCAGCAGTACATCATACTATGGGTGGAGTTCGTATAAACACAAATGCAGAAGTTTTAGCTAAAAACGGAAAAGCAATTAGGGGACTTTATGCTGCTGGAGAAGTTACAGGTGGAGTTCATGGTGCAAACAGAATAGGTGGTAATGCTATGACTGATATAACGGTTTATGGTAAAATTGCTGGAGAAAATGCAGCTACTTATTCAAAATCTGTAAAATAA